In the genome of Raphanus sativus cultivar WK10039 chromosome 9, ASM80110v3, whole genome shotgun sequence, the window ttttaatatattagatattcaATATCTTCATAATCTTTAGTATAACgatagtatttagaatttaacaAGAATCAATAAGAATTAAACATTATACTCATAAATCAATTAGTTGACATGTACAATCTGCCAAGGCAGTTATGATCTTTCCTAgcatgatttataaaatattttcacaatatCTACActttctctattttgaaaattatgaataCAACTATACAAATCGAATATTCTATGCAATAAATTGAGTACaatctttttactttttacaaaATGTTATAGCTAttgtatcaatttttaataccatACTAACTCATATTTCTCCATGTTTCCTACTTTTTAattcagatttttatttattttttagatattttatagataaatctaattataaaaatattggatatgtttatatttatatctgATAAATATTGGTCATATAAATTACAGTAGAacgcaaaaaaaatattcgatttaattaaacacattgttatctttcaaaatgttatattattacacatattaaaaatcatgtataacatttactATAAATAGAGATAAAAAAATCGACACTTGCTCGGTGGAGCGGTTCAAAGTCTAGTTATGCTTATGTATGATTATGTTATGTGTGTTTGTTCTTATCAACATATAAAATTGGTTATGCTGTTGTAGGGCATGATACTAAAGAATTTATATCAAAAGAAGAACTTTGCAATTGAACAAAGTTACTAACTATTGCAGCATAGATCGTAACCGAAATTTATGTGGAAAATAGATTTCTCCATGCTACTAAGAAAAATGGTTATACTGTTGTAGGTCATGCTACtaagaaatttaaatcaaagagaAGACCTAGATAACATGATTATTGAAGCAGAAATCATAATCGAAAGCTATGTGGAAAAATGAGTTTTATTCCTATAATAAGTCTCTTACCAACAGATACAAGATGACATTTCAAACTAATAGATATTAATTTCCTATACGAGTTTGTTATCCAATGACTATCAACAAGAGTTAAGATCAAACTTAGTTAGTCTATATTTGTCAAGTTTAATCTTACAATTATACGCCGCATTATCAAAAATCACTACAACTACATAGcttcagatttttaaaataacgaCAATAgtattctaaaaaatattatatatctagaAGTTTACAATAATAAATGATGTATAAAAAAGAGGTTAAAGTCACACTATGGATGCTAAAGTAatcaaatttgatgttttatctagAAATATATGTTATCTTTAGCTGACTATCAATAATACATATTGATTGGTGTTGTGTAACATTAGTATTTtgaattatgttatttttaatttttcttaaacaatatAGGGAGTTCACAGttctatatgttttatttaactATAACTAATACTAGGTGATTGGCCCGCAGATGCAGgcataaataatttatagttacttatttatgttttcatctaAAACAATTCAAGTcttgtaaatttatttgtacactAACATATATTAGAAATTAtcctttattttaaaatttattcccttttcaattatataaaaaataaaaaaattacttgattaatatttagttatgtgttttgtcatctaaaataatttttgtcttctaaatttatttgtacactaaaatataattataaattatatttttatttcaaaatttattcctttttcaataatataattaaaattttacttgattaacTTTTAGTTATGTGTTCTGTGTTTTTTTAACTCttttattataaactttttacaGAAAACAACACAATATgtataagaaatattttaattttaatatatatttttagattttagagaattattaatattattaaaagttgaaatttttacttgattaatctatactattatttgcaaaGTGACAGGAAATATATTTGTGTtatgtgtttttaaatttttaattcttttattataagattttttacaGAAAACAACACAAAATGTACAagaactattttttattttaatatatatttttagatgttAGATaattcttaatattattaattttaataatttatctaatcaaaagaattaaaattcgttttttattttgtggttaatttatatgttgtattaattaaggatataaatgatattaaccatTATAAcctttttagtttaaaatatatattttttattttagataattcttatcattattaattttaatattatctaattaaataacgaaattcatatttattttatgtgtaatttctatttttatttattaacggtataaatgatattaaccattctaaattttaatgtgAGAGTTCTGTTGCGAAAAATCACATACTTGATTAACTTTTAGTTAtgggttttgtattttttttaattttgaactcttttattataatatttttacagaAACAACACAATATGTATaagaactatttttattttagtatattttcagataattcttaatattattagttttaataatttatttatcaaaagaatgaaaatttgatttttatttggtgactaatttatatgttgtattcattaagggtataaatgatattaactactctaactttttattttcaaatattttctgattttggataatttttatcattgttaattttaatcattatctaatttaataattaaaattcgtttttattttataggtaatttatatttttattcattaaaggtataaacgatattaaccactctaatttttaacgtgagaattccgttgcgaaaaatcacttcgcaaataatagtatagattattttCAATAGCAAAAGTGAAGTATTtgttaaaaacaaagaaaaactataTACTATTTAGAACTCCGTgattattgaaatataaatactaatCAGAATTTATGgaataaaacatattattattactaaaataagtcaccaatatatatatatatatatatattgaaaaattcaaGAAGAACTAATgtgaaaaagattttttttctttttttgtgtttgtATAGTTAAAACATCAACTAAAATCTGTGCAAGTCACGGgaccatattatatataaccAAAGCCGTTTATTTACTTTACCAGTAATATGTGGATTACAAACCAAATATTTAAAGCATTCCTTCTCCCACGCTCTGTGAAGGGTTTTAGGCTTGCGCTTCTTCTGCTTTTAGCTTTATTcgatttttttgggtttagccATTTAGTTATGGTTTTGTGCATTGCTTTCTCCcgctttctctcttttttttttttatcaaccgaaattttaaataaaatatgggCCTAATGACCCATAATAGAGTTTACAGATAAGCAGGCTTTAGCTAAACAGTCGGCTGGCCCATTGAAACGACGGGAGATGAAAGTAAAggaaacaaaagagaaagaagatgcGACGATCGAGTCGACATCCGCTAGGATCCCGAAAAGTTCCATCGGTCGTCGATTCGAATTGATGGCTGTAACGAGCCCTTGAGAATCTGATCGGAGCCAGATTTGGTTGTGTTGATgatgagaagcttggaggagagCGCACCGGATAGCTAGGGCTTCTGCGAGGAGAGGAGATGCTACATATTCGCAAAGGCAAGATCCTCTGGAGAGTTCGGTCCCATTATGATCGGTGAAGATCCATGCAAGACCCGCTGTTTGTCGGTTCGATTTCCAAGCAGCGTCTGTGTAACAGACGATGGAGTTTGCCGGAGCTCGCGGTGGAGGGGGGTGGATGAGCTTCAGTTGTGGCGCCTTATGGAGAGAAGGTTGGACACACTCCCATTCCTTACAGGCTTTGATAGCCTTAATCATAACTTCTTGGGGCGATGAGGGTTTCTGTTCGAAGAAAAGCTGATTCCTGGAGATCCAAAGACACCAGACAATCCATGGGAAGAGGTTTGTGGTGATCCCCACCGGAGGAAGGTTGACTCGCAACGCCGAAGTGGAGAGATTCTCTTTGAAGGAGGGGCTCGTAGATGAATCAAACGAGGCTGTCCAAGGAGCGAAGGTCCACGTTTCCGCAGCAAATTGACATTGGAAGAGGAGATGCATTAGGGATTCGCTTTGTCCGCATCACAAGCAGGAACTATCTGTAGTCACGTTTCTCCGAACGAGATTATCTTTCGTTGGAAGGGCATTTCTTGCACATTTCCAAAGAAAAATTTTGAGCTTCGGGAGTAGAGGTGGAGACCAGATACTCTTCTTCCAATTCCAGGTACTATTCACAGTACCAGTGTCTATGCGATTACCCTGAGTGTTGTTATCCATGAGTTGAGGTGTCGAATGGAGATCTGAACATCTGCCAGTATGATAACCTGACTTTGTAGAATAGGTCCCTGATGGCGTCTGTGACCATATGAAAGCATCAGAGGCTCCGAGAGTACTGGGTTTGATGGCATAGATCTGCTCTGCCAAAAGAGGTAAAGTGTTTTCCACCTTCTGTTTATTCCATTCTTTCGTTTCTCTAGAGAGAAGATCAGCTACCAAAAGGTCTTGGTCTTGTAGTTGAATGGGACCTGACGGCATTATGTCGAGTGCAGGCTTGATACAGGAGTCAGACCAGACTCGAGTCGATTCGCCATCTCCAATAGCCTTCCCCAGATGACTGAGCAGAAGATCCCTGCCCCAGAGAATACCTTTCCATCCATGTGACGAAGACGGTGCTGGAGCAATCTTGAGAAAGGGAGCCTTGATACAATATTTTCCAATGAGCACACGTGCAAGGAGGCAGTTTGGTTTGGTGATCAGCCTCCAAGCAATCTTAGCGAGAAGGGCTTGGTTAAAAAGCTGAACATCTTTGAAGCCCAACCCTCCCTGATCTTTTGGCAATGTCAAGGTATCCCAAGCAACCCAGCTAATCTTATTGTCTCCTTCTTTAGCATCCCACAGGAAGCGCGTAAGAACATATTGTATTTGATTGCAGAGACTTACAGGGAGCCGAAAGCAGGTCATAGCAAAATTAGGAATGGGGGAGAGGACAAATTGGAGCATTGTGACCTTTCCAGCAGTAGAGAGAAATCTGGAGTTCCAGCTCATAGCTTTCTGCTTCATCCTGTCCACAATGGAAGCGAAAAGGTCTTTTTTCTTCCTTCCAAAATGCTCCGGAAGCCCCAGGTACTTCCCCACACCTCCCTCTTTCTCAATCTTTAATTGATCTTTAACTCTGATCCTAACCTCTTGTGGTGTCTTACCAGAGAAAGAGATGGATGATTTGTTGGTGTTAATCACCTGACCCGATGCTGCTCCGTAGGAATGAAGGATTTCCATCAAGGCCTCACAGCTCTTTGCATCAGATTTGGTAAAAAACATGGTATCATCTGCGAACAAGAGATGATTTATTTTAGGGCAATTTCTAGCGACTCTGATTCCTGGCAGGTTACCAATCTCTTGTTCTTTTTTGCAGAGTCCCGACAAGACTTCTGCACAGAGGATGAAGATGTATGGGGACAGGGGGTCTCCCTGTCTGATCCCTCGTTGTGGTTGGATGTTCCCTGTAGCTTAATTGTTGAGGAGAATTGAGTAGGATACGGTGGAGATACACTGCATCATCCAGTCAATCAAGGTAGGATGAAAACCCATTTGAACCAACACTGCTCTAATGAAAGACCATTCAAGTCTATCATATGCTTTACTGATATCAGTTTTAACTGCCATCGTGCAGTGTTTGGTAGCACCAGAGATCTTCAAGAAGTGGAGGACTTCGTGGGTTATCAAAACGTTGTCAGATATTGCTCGATCAGGTACAAAGGCAGACTGATTCTCAGAGATAACATCTTGTAGTATAGGCTTTAGGCGGATAGAGAGTAGCTTAGATATGACTTTGTAGTAAACGTTACAAAGGGCTATCGGCCTATAGTCCGCCACCGTCTTAGGGCTAGTAATCTTTGGGATGAGTCTGATGTGCGTTTCATTTATCGCAAAGGGAATGGCACCCGTAGTGAAGAAGTTTTGAATTTCCATTGTAATCGCAGGTCCCACAACATCCCAGTTAGTCTGGAAGAAGCTTGCTGAGAACCCATCAGGGCCAGGAGCTTTATCCGGACGGATGGCAAACAAAGCATCTTTTATCTCTTGTGCCATAGGAATGGAGATGAGTGTCGTGTTCATGGCCTCTGTAATACAAGGATCAAGTGCTCTTGAGACGACATCCGCTGCTGGAGGATTGCTTGATGTGAAGATTTTGGTAAAGTAAGCCGAAATTGTTGAAGCGATCTGCTCATCTTCAACCATAGGTACCCCATTCTCATCCTCAATAACTGAAATTCTATTACGTGCACGTCTCCCTTTAGTAGATGCATGAAAATAACCCGTATTTCTATCGCCCAGGGTTAACCAGAGTTGTCTACTCCGCTGCTTCCAAAATTCTTCCTCAGCCTTATAGGTAGTTAGGAGTTGTAGATTGAGGGAAGAGATGAGCGCTCCATCAGCAGAGGAAGCAGACAAAGCAGTATCAAGATCCTTCCGTAAGCCAGTGATGGCCTTCTGGCTATTAACATAGTGCTCTTTACTCCAGAGAGAGATATGATGACGGCATCGTGCGATCCTCTCGGTGACTGAGAGGTGAGGGTACTCCTTCCAGACTTTGTCAATGATAGCTTTAACCTCCTGGTTATCACGCAGTCTTCTATCGTATCTGAAAATCCGGTTTGGTTTCTTTTTCCTCGTGTTGAAAGCAGAGAGAAGAGGGCGATGATCAGAGCCCTAAAATTGGAGATACTGAGAGCGCCCGTTGGGGAAGAGATCGGACCAAGAGCTATTGGCAAGGGTTCTGTCGAGGCGGCAATGCACTAGGTGGACTCCCCTCTGACCTCTCCAAGAAAGAAAATTGCCAGAATGTTTAATGTCAAATAGGTCACGCGAGGACAGGAAGGATCTGAAGTTGGAGAAGGAGCTTTCCGGTCTTTCGATACCTCCCGACTTCTCAGCATTTGAGATGATCTCGTTAAATCCCCAGTAAGGAACCAAGGAGAGTCACTAGGAGCTGACAGATCAGTAAGTGAATTCCAAACCTCTTGTCTTAAGTTGATTTCAGGTGCTCCATACACAAATGTGCTTTGAAAGATGGTTTTTTTATATGTAATCATTGTGTTGATGAGGTTTCGATTGGATGACAGAATTTGGATATCGATGTCTGACCGCCAGAACAGAGCCAAGCCTCCTGCACCATGACCTTCAGGAGCAACTAAAAAGTGAGAATCTAGGTGTAAGTTCTCTGTCTCTTTTAGAATATAATCCTCCTGATTCTTTGTCTCTTGCAGAAAGATAATATCCGGGGAATGCTTTTTGTTGATGTCTAAGAGCCTTTGGATTGTTGCAGGATTCCCGAGACCGCAGCAATTCCAGCTCAAGACTACTAAGGAAGCCGGGGAGTGGCGTTGGGAAAATCCTGTTGGATCCCTTGTGAATTGGAGCTTGTGGGGAGAGGGGGAAGAGAACCCCTTCCTGTAGTTACATGAGAAGTGGATCTCTGCAGAATAGGAGAGGCGTGAGGGAAGCCATGACGAGAGGGTGAAGCTTGTATTTGAGACATGAGGCGTCTTCTGGAACTTGCTCCAGGGAGAGCTCTAGGGCTAGCAacggtcttcttcctcttctgggACCTTGAAGGATCTTTTCCCTTCTTGGGGTGGAAGACGCTTGGACGGTAGACGTAGGAGATTGCAGAGCTGCTCTATTCTCTTCCAAAACTACATGGCTCGAATAGGTTGTCAGTTCCGTATGATCTTCCCTGATTGGAGCTAGAttagctgctgctgctgcaatGATGTTGGCTGCAGTTTTAGCCATAAGTCCTTGTTCCTCCCCGTGGATAACTCTCTGTTGACGAGCAGCTCTTTCCACTGGATCAGCGACGTTTGTGTACTGAAAAGTCACCTCTCTGAGCTCCTGAAGCACCTCCTCTGAGGTGGGAAGAAGAGAGCCTCCAGGATAGTCAGAGATCGCTAGATTACGTTCCAACGGAGGGCGTTCTGAAGAGGTTGGCGTAGTAACATGCTTTTCACCGTTTCTTGAGAAATCGTTTAGGTCTGCTGAAAGGTTGTTGTTGGTATCTGCTTTCCTCCGCCACTGTAGCTCCTGACCTGTGGGTTCGCCAACGTTAGATGTCCTTGTAAAGTCACGTTGGGAAGTTCCTCTGCGATCATAGAGACCAACGTTTCGATGCGTAGAGCGTTGCTGCGAAGGATCTCTATCATACTCCGTATGGCGGCTTCTAGTTGGCTGATTATCTCGAGGAGTGATTTTGTTACGAAGAGGTTGACCTCTAATCGGCGCAGTGGGAAGTCTTTCTCCAAAGGGCCTACCATGTCTGTCAACCCTCTAGCTGAACGACGTAGAGCGACGAGCTCCCTGATGATACTCTGAGGTGTTGCGCTCATGCACTATGACTTCGCGGTTTGAGTATCGTGATGACGGAGAGAACTGGCCAGAGTTTGTTCTTGTCGGTAGTTCTTTTGCAGGGATTACCATTGCTTCGAGTGGGGGTTCCCTTGGTGCTAAAGGACAGTGTTTAGCTCTGTGAGTGAGACGGTTGCAAATAGAACAATGGTTCTCCAGGCCCTCGTAGACAAGCTGGACCTCCAGCTCTTCACCGCTAGAGAATACAACGAGAGGATCCTTGATGAGGGGTTTCAGACCGTCAATTGACACGCGGATCCTAGCTGATGTCTTGGTGATGCAGTAGTCCTCAAGTGTACCCAGTTCATGCCCCACCTTGTAGATCATCTTCTGGTGCCAGTAGTGAAGAGGAAGTCCCTGAAGGCGGATCCAGAACGGGATCTGTGAAGGAAAGTCAGGGGAGATGACCGGTTCCCATCTCTGGATCATCAACATCCAGTGAGCGTCGCTTTCTCTCTTAAAGGACGAATTTTCTCGTATGATTAGAGTTTCCTGTTTTCTTCGTTGCTCATCATAACTAGTTTATTGGttagtttcttctttctttgttcaATCCAATCAGTTCTCGCTGATTAAAGCGCGagctagaatttttttaaaagacttaaTTGTACACATGAGACAAATAGTGTCCTTGTCAGCTGCTGTTCCTTGAGAGTTGAGATCATGGAACCATGTTACAGTGTCAAGAATAGGTGTTTATAATCTAACCAATTTGTTTTATGGGTTGGTATCATGGAGCTTTGTTTGAATTGGTTTATTGTTTGACTATTTCTCCGTTTTATAAATTACTaggatcggcccgccctacgggcgggataacAAATTCAAGaattacataaaatatcattagttataatggatattttaaaagtaaacatACTTAAAATATCATTAGTTATGTTGGTCTTTGTCTTAATATTTcgtaaaatatctaatttataaGACCTCCactaatttatatagttttgataaTTCATAGATTTTCCCTAGCCAACTGGTTCGGGGTTATTAGCTATATTGGCTAAATTATTGGCTCATAATGTCTTGTTAAATTATacagtatttatttattaagttaGTGTAAcgttttgtttatttatgtaatatattctgtttgtatatatagagaaacaTAGATTCTGTATAAGCCTTGATAAGACAattcttaaatatatactaacatattcttaagtataatttaaaataaacaaaattatttttatattagttttaaaataaaccaaataaatgaattaaCTAATGGTGAAGTGTGAGGTAAGGCTGGTGGACACATCTTCCTGCTAGAGCTTTGAGGTTGTGAGCTTTATAAGttcttttcttataattttGCCAGAGGGATTTTTGGGGTTTGAAGACAAAAATGTGACCTTACGTATCCTCTTCTATGGAGATACCTAAGCAATCCAAACAAAACTCAGAATAAATATAAGGAACCACGACTGGATTAGTTACAAACATGGTCTGCATGGTTGAAAAAACTTGCTTTGCGACTAAGCTCATGTTTCCACTTTCGGATAAGTTGTTTCCAGCTGTCCTGACTATATTCCATTGGATATTGCCCAGCTTTATTGTCAGGGATACTTCAAAAACAATAAGAAATAAAGCAAGTTTTAAAGCAAGGCCTGACGGTATTACTGCTGCATCAGCAATCTCTGGATGAGTTAGCAACACTGCTTCTAACCTAACCAAATTTTTAAGTTCTAAAACATTAGGAAGATCAAACACATGTTCattatgtattttttgtttgttacctGATAAGCATTGCAGTAGATTAGCTCCTTTAATCTATCAACAACAAAGACAAAACCTTCACTGTCAATGTAACACAAAACTCCAGTCTCAACCATCCTTCTGAATCAATAGTAAAAGCAGTAGCTTCTTCGTTCTTGAAATAACCTTTAAAAGCAACTCAGcacagtgaaaaaaaaaactttaacaCAGTGTCATATCAACACCAAACACAAAAGAATCACCTTTTCAAGAAGAAACAAACACCGTTCATCACGGTAGGACTCTGGAACCAGAGCTCGCCATGCCAGTCTGATTAACCCCCAAGACACGACCCGCATCCGGATCCACAATCTTAGCCTCCACATCTGGAGAAAACAAACCAGAGGATTCGTACCTCTCAGTCTCTTCTTCAGCAAAAATAGAAGCAACTATAGCCGCCGGCTCAGTCAAGACATAGCCTTGTAGAACTTTAAAGTTATTGTATGTAAAACTTGTTTACAGAAGCATCTCAATCTAGCGTGTTATCCTGCCTGCATACTCAGAAACGATAATTAGAAATAGTAGAAATGAAGTAAAACAAAGCAAAGAGCCCGGAGCTAAAATAAGAATATGTTTCTTGATTTTAACTTAGCTTTGATTTTACCAGGCCTGGTTTCTGTGATCCATCCCCTTATTCTTTATGGCGAGTCTTCCATGAAGTACGCGTACTGCGTCAAACCTCCATCATTTCAGTCTCCATTAAGACAATCTGAAAGATATAGGAATGTGAAGAAGTTAAAAATCGTTGACAAAGAAGGGGATTGAAAATTTGGAGAAAGCTTGTAAATGGGACAAAATACCAAACTCGGCTGGGCAAAACTTTCTCAGGAAATCAGTTATCAGAGGAGACCGATTAAGGTTGGTTGTAGTGGACTCTTCTGGGACCTCAGAGCACGCACTCTGCaacaacaataaaacaaaaaaaaacttaataaaaagtGAAAAGAAGTGTATCAGATGAAGTTGTGAGTGGAGAAGTGTGGGATGTAACATACATTTCCTAAGGCTAAGCAAGTTACCGGCGAAAGCAGGGATGGGAACGCAGAGAAAGCAGATTGGTTTAGGCAGGAAGATCACCATCGCTCCAAGCCTCCAAGGTATTGGCATCATGCTGATATCTGGAATTGAGTTTCTTCATTGTTAAATTAATCGCAGTTCTAGGAGATTCCAAAGAGAATCCAAGTAGTAAACGAAAggaatcacaaaaaaaaaaggaaggaacACAAATTACCCTCGCTTTCTCTAAACATATCGTGTTCGAAGAGGGGTGATGGTGTTGAGAAGCATGATAAAGGGATGAATCAATTAGGAGAAACG includes:
- the LOC130494512 gene encoding uncharacterized protein LOC130494512, whose amino-acid sequence is MHLLFQCQFAAETWTFAPWTASFDSSTSPSFKENLSTSALRVNLPPVGITTNLFPWIVWCLWISRNQLFFEQKPSSPQEVMIKAIKACKEWECVQPSLHKAPQLKLIHPPPPRAPANSIVCYTDAAWKSNRQTAGLAWIFTDHNGTELSRGSCLCEYVASPLLAEALAIRCALLQASHHQHNQIWLRSDSQGLVTAINSNRRPMELFGILADVDSIVASSFSFVSFTFISRRFNGPADCLAKACLSVNSIMGH